In Bos indicus x Bos taurus breed Angus x Brahman F1 hybrid chromosome 1, Bos_hybrid_MaternalHap_v2.0, whole genome shotgun sequence, a single window of DNA contains:
- the RSPH1 gene encoding radial spoke head 1 homolog isoform X2 — protein sequence MSDLGSEELEEEGENDLGGIYKFKNGARYIGEYVRNQKHGQGTFIYPDGSRYEGEWADDLRHGHGVYYYINNDTYTGEWFAHQRHGQGTYFYAETGSKYVGTWVNGQQEGAAELIHLNHRYQGKFLNKNPVGPGKYVFDIGCEQHGEYRLTDVERGEEEEEEETLITVIPKWKATKITELALWTPTLPQEQPAADRPGQEEAPGAEGGGEMVEEVQPLTDVSEGELESTRPGDEEGDASREDREEFQYDSLDQGNISFEEEEGRQSELLE from the exons GGGatctacaaatttaaaaatggtgCTCGGTACATCGGAGAATATGTTAGAAACCAAAAGCACGGCCAAGGCACGTTCATCTACCCAGATGGATCGAGATATGAAG GGGAGTGGGCAGACGACCTGCGGCACGGCCACGGCGTGTACTACTACATCAACAACGACACCTACACCGGAGAGTGGTTTGCCCACCAAAG GCATGGGCAGGGCACCTACTTCTATGCAGAGACGGGCAGCAAGTACGTGGGTACCTGGGTGAATGGCCAACAGGAGGGCGCAGCTGAGCTCATCCACCTGAACCACAGGTACCAGGGCAAGTTCTTGAACAAAAAC CCTGTTGGCCCTGGAAAGTACGTGTTTGATATTGGATGTGAACAGCACGGGGAGTATCGCTTGACTGACGTG gaaagaggagaagaggaggaggaggaggagacactgATAACTGTCATTCCAAAATGGAAAGCCACCAAAATCACAGAGCTGGCCTTGTGGACCCCGACCCTCCCCCAGGAGCAGCCCGCTGCAGACAGACCAGGCCAGGAGGAGGCCCCAGGAGCTGAGG GTGGGGGCGAGATGGTGGAGGAGGTCCAGCCTCTGACTGATGTGTCAGAGGGGGAGTTAGAGTCGACGCGGCCTGGAGACGAGGAGGGAGACGCCAGTAGAGAGGACCGAGAGGAATTCCAATATGACAGCTTAGACCAGG gAAACATCAGTTTTGAAGAAGAGGAAGGCAGACAGTCAGAACTGCTAGAATAA
- the RSPH1 gene encoding radial spoke head 1 homolog isoform X1 — translation MSDLGSEELEEEGENDLGEYEGERNEAGERHGHGKARLPNGDIYEGNYEHGKRHGQGIYKFKNGARYIGEYVRNQKHGQGTFIYPDGSRYEGEWADDLRHGHGVYYYINNDTYTGEWFAHQRHGQGTYFYAETGSKYVGTWVNGQQEGAAELIHLNHRYQGKFLNKNPVGPGKYVFDIGCEQHGEYRLTDVERGEEEEEEETLITVIPKWKATKITELALWTPTLPQEQPAADRPGQEEAPGAEGGGEMVEEVQPLTDVSEGELESTRPGDEEGDASREDREEFQYDSLDQGNISFEEEEGRQSELLE, via the exons GAGTATGAAGGGGAACGGAATGAGGCAGGTGAACGGCACGGACACGGGAAAGCCAGACTGCCCAATGGGGACATTTATGAAGGGAACTATGAGCATGGTAAAAGACACGGCCAG GGGatctacaaatttaaaaatggtgCTCGGTACATCGGAGAATATGTTAGAAACCAAAAGCACGGCCAAGGCACGTTCATCTACCCAGATGGATCGAGATATGAAG GGGAGTGGGCAGACGACCTGCGGCACGGCCACGGCGTGTACTACTACATCAACAACGACACCTACACCGGAGAGTGGTTTGCCCACCAAAG GCATGGGCAGGGCACCTACTTCTATGCAGAGACGGGCAGCAAGTACGTGGGTACCTGGGTGAATGGCCAACAGGAGGGCGCAGCTGAGCTCATCCACCTGAACCACAGGTACCAGGGCAAGTTCTTGAACAAAAAC CCTGTTGGCCCTGGAAAGTACGTGTTTGATATTGGATGTGAACAGCACGGGGAGTATCGCTTGACTGACGTG gaaagaggagaagaggaggaggaggaggagacactgATAACTGTCATTCCAAAATGGAAAGCCACCAAAATCACAGAGCTGGCCTTGTGGACCCCGACCCTCCCCCAGGAGCAGCCCGCTGCAGACAGACCAGGCCAGGAGGAGGCCCCAGGAGCTGAGG GTGGGGGCGAGATGGTGGAGGAGGTCCAGCCTCTGACTGATGTGTCAGAGGGGGAGTTAGAGTCGACGCGGCCTGGAGACGAGGAGGGAGACGCCAGTAGAGAGGACCGAGAGGAATTCCAATATGACAGCTTAGACCAGG gAAACATCAGTTTTGAAGAAGAGGAAGGCAGACAGTCAGAACTGCTAGAATAA